A genomic region of Zalophus californianus isolate mZalCal1 chromosome 11, mZalCal1.pri.v2, whole genome shotgun sequence contains the following coding sequences:
- the ZBTB44 gene encoding zinc finger and BTB domain-containing protein 44 isoform X2 — protein sequence MGVKTFTHSSSSHSQEMLGKLNMLRNDGHFCDITIRVQDKIFRAHKVVLAACSDFFRTKLVGQAEDENKNVLDLHHVTVTGFIPLLEYAYTATLSINTENIIDVLAAASYMQMFSVASTCSEFMKSSILWNTPNSQPEKGLDAGQENNSNCNFTSRDGSISPVSSECSVVERTIPVCRESRRKRKSYIVMSPESPVKCSTQTSSPQVLNSSASYSENRNQPVDSSLAFPWTFPFGIDRRIQPDKVKQAENNRTLELPGPSETGRRMTDYVTCESTKTTLPLGTEEDVRVKVERLSDEEVHEEVSQPVSASQSSLSDQQTVPGSEQVQEDLLISPQSSSIGSVDEGVTEGLPTLQSTSSTNAHADDDDRLENVQYPYQLYIAPSTSSTERPSPNGPDRPFQCPTCGVRFTRIQNLKQHMLIHSGIKPFQCDRCGKKFTRAYSLKMHRLKHEVIS from the exons atggGTGTGAAAACATTTACTCATAGCTCCTCTTCCCACAGCCAGGAAATGCTTGGAAAGCTTAATATGCTGCGGAATGATGGACATTTTTGTGATATCACAATTCGTGTCCAGGACAAAATCTTCCGGGCACATAAGGTGGTACTAGCAGCTTGCAGTGATTTCTTTCGCACCAAACTTGTAGGCCAAGCAGAGGATGAGAACAAGAATGTGTTGGATTTGCATCATGTTACAGTGACTGGCTTTATACCCCTTTTAGAATATGCTTACACAGCCACTCTGTCAATTAACACAGAAAATATCATTGATGTTCTAGCTGCAGCCAGCTATATGCAAATGTTTAGTGTTGCTAGCACCTGCTCAGAGTTCATGAAATCAAGCATTTTATGGAATACACCCAACAGCCAACCAGAAAAGGGTCTAGATGCTGGACAAGAAAATAACTCTAACTGCAATTTTACTTCTCGAGATGGAAGTATTTCGCCTGTGTCTTCAGAGTGCAGTGTGGTAGAAAGAACCATTCCTGTCTGCCGAGAGTCCCGGAGAAAGCGCAAAAGCTACATTGTTATGTCTCCTGAAAGTCCTGTAAAGTGTAGCACGCAAACAAGTTCTCCCCAAGTATTGAATTCTTCAGCTTCCTactcagaaaatagaaatcaaccaGTTGACTCTTCTTTAGCTTTTCCCTGGACTTTTCCTTTTGGAATTGATCGAAGGATTCAGCCTGATAAGGTTAAGCAGGCAGAAAATAACCGGACTTTAGAATTACCTGGCCCATCTGAGACAGGGAGAAGAATGACTGATTATGTGACTTGTGAGAGCACAAAAACTACCTTGCCTCTGGGTACTGAAGAAGATGTCCGGGTCAAAGTAGAAAGGTTAAGTGATGAGGAGGTCCATGAGGAAGTGTCTCAGCCTGTCAGTGCATCTCAGAGTTCACTGAGTGATCAGCAGACAGTGCCAGGAAGTGAACAAGTCCAAGAAGACCTTCTGATTAGCCCACAGTCTTCCTCCATAG GCTCAGTAGATGAAGGCGTCACTGAAGGGTTACCTACACTTCAAAGCACTTCTAGCACTAATGCTCATGCAGATGATGACGATCG ATTGGAAAATGTTCAGTATCCCTACCAACTCTACATTGCTCCTTCTACCAGCAGTACAGAACGACCAAGTCCAAATGGTCCAGATAGACCTTTTCAGTGTCCAACTTGTGGGGTACGATTCACCCGTATTCAGAACCTAAAACAGCACATGCTCATCCACTCAG GAATTAAACCATTTCAGTGTGACCGCTGTGGGAAAAAGTTCACCAGGGCTTACTCGCTAAAGATGCATCGCCTAAAGCATGAAG